From the Yoonia rosea genome, the window GCATCTTCGCCCGCGCGATCACTGCCGTGCGGGCCGAGTGGAAGGGCATCGAACCCGTCCCGCGCCAGCGCGTCTATTTCGCCAACCACACCAGCAATGCCGACATGCCGATGATCTGGTCGGTGCTGCCGCCCGCAATGCGCCGCACGGTGCGCCCCGTTGCTGCCGCCGATTACTGGCTGAAAAACAAATTGCGCGCCTTTGTCGGCCCGGAAGTCTTCAACTGCGTCCTCGTGGATCGCCGCCCCGAGGTGCAGGACAAACCGATGGACAAGATCATCGCGGCGCTTGACGAAGGATCATCCCTGATCATCTTTCCCGAAGGCAACCGCAACATGACCGAAGACCCGTTGCTGCCCTTCAAGGCGGGGCTTTACAACATGGGCGTCGCGCGACCGGATGTCGATCTGGTGCCCACCTGGGTCGCCAACCTGACCGAAATCATGCCCAAAGGCGAGGTGATCCCCCTGCCCCTGATCTGCACCGTCACCTTTGGTGAACCGATCCATGTGCGTGAGGGCGAGAGTAAGGACGACTTCCTGAAACGTGCCTCCGAGGCGCTCTTGGCCCAACGTCCCGAGGCCCGCCAATGACCAGCACAACAGCGGATATCCTTCTCTTGGCCTTTGGCAGTTTTGGCATCCTGATTGCCCTCACGGTGCTGGGTGAAATCCTGCGCGCACGCCAGCCTGTCCATGACGCCAACCCGATGCTCGACACCTATATGACCCGCGTTCAAAGCTGGTGGGGCATGGTCGCATTCATTGGTGCTGCACTCTTGCTGGGCAAACCGGGGATCATGACGCTGTTTGCCTTCGCCTCATTTGCCGCCCTGCGCGAATTTCTGACGCTGACAACCAAAACACAGGCCGATCACCTGTCGCTGGCGCTGGCCTTCTTTGCGGTTCTGCCCCTGCAATATATCTTTGTCGGCTTCGGCTGGACCGGCCTTTATACTGTGTTCATCCCCGTCTACGCCTTTCTTTTCCTGCCCATGATCTCGGCCTTGCGGGGCAATCCGCAACGCTTTCTTGTGCGCGTCGCGGAAACCCAATGGGCACTGATGATCGCGGTCTTTTGTGTGAGCCACGTGCCCGCGCTGATGTCACTCGACATTGCCGGATATGGCGACCGCTCTGTGCTGCTGATCGCTTTCCTCGTGATGGTCGTACAATTCGGAGACCTGCTGGATTTCTTCTTTGGTCGCCGGATCGGCCGCACC encodes:
- a CDS encoding lysophospholipid acyltransferase family protein, which produces MKFLRQFAARIVGQSIRIFARAITAVRAEWKGIEPVPRQRVYFANHTSNADMPMIWSVLPPAMRRTVRPVAAADYWLKNKLRAFVGPEVFNCVLVDRRPEVQDKPMDKIIAALDEGSSLIIFPEGNRNMTEDPLLPFKAGLYNMGVARPDVDLVPTWVANLTEIMPKGEVIPLPLICTVTFGEPIHVREGESKDDFLKRASEALLAQRPEARQ
- a CDS encoding phosphatidate cytidylyltransferase; protein product: MTSTTADILLLAFGSFGILIALTVLGEILRARQPVHDANPMLDTYMTRVQSWWGMVAFIGAALLLGKPGIMTLFAFASFAALREFLTLTTKTQADHLSLALAFFAVLPLQYIFVGFGWTGLYTVFIPVYAFLFLPMISALRGNPQRFLVRVAETQWALMIAVFCVSHVPALMSLDIAGYGDRSVLLIAFLVMVVQFGDLLDFFFGRRIGRTKIAPGLSPKTWEGLVCGVLSAMVIGAMLSWITPFGLWGAALMAGIASLVGMFGNLVVTAIKRDRGVKDWSHLIPGQGGFVDQLDSVIFAAPIFYQLTKFFYT